The following proteins are co-located in the Triticum aestivum cultivar Chinese Spring chromosome 1A, IWGSC CS RefSeq v2.1, whole genome shotgun sequence genome:
- the LOC123038886 gene encoding leghemoglobin reductase encodes MAMASLARRRAAEAVLLRRPHAAAWASACRGYAASGEESDVVVIGGGPGGYVAAIKAAQLGLKTTCIEKRGALGGTCLNVGCIPSKALLHSSHMYHEAKSSFAHHGVKFSNLEVDLPAMMAQKDKAVSGLTKGIEGLFKKNKVEYVKGFGKLVSPSEVSVDLVDGGSTIVKGKNIIVATGSDVKSLPGVTIDEKKIVSSTGALALTEIPKKLVVIGAGYIGLEMGSVWNRLGSEVTVVEFAPDIVPSMDGEIRKQFQRMLEKQKFKFMLKTKVVGVDTSGSGVKLTVEPAAGGEQTVIEADVVLVSAGRVPYTAGIGLDAIGVETDKGGRILVDNRFMTNVKGVYAIGDAIPGPMLAHKAEEDGVACVEFIAGKEGHVDYDTVPGVVYTHPEVASVGKTEEQVKASGVAYQVGKFPLLANSRAKAIDDAEGMVKVISEKETDRILGVHIMSPGAGEIIHEAVLALQYGASSEDIARTCHAHPTVSEALKEACMNTYDKAIHM; translated from the exons ATGGCGATGGCGAGCTTGGCGAGGAGGCGCGCGGCGGAGGCGGTGCTGTTGCGGCGGCCCCACGCGGCGGCGTGGGCGTCCGCGTGCAGGGGGTACGCCGCGTCGGGGGAGGAGAGTGACGTCGTCGTGATCGGCGGCGGGCCCGGCGGGTACGTGGCGGCCATCAAGGCGGCGCAGCTCGGCCTTAAGACCACCTGCATCGAGAAGAGGGGCGCGCTCGGGGGGACCTGCCTCAACGTCGGCTGCATCCCGTCCAAG GCTCTTCTGCACTCGTCGCATATGTACCATGAGGCAAAGTCTTCTTTTGCACACCATGGCGTCAAGTTCTCCAATCTGGAGGTAGATCTGCCTGCAATGATGGCTCAGAAAGACAAGGCTGTTTCTGGGCTTACAAAGGGCATTGAAGGCCTGTTCAAGAAGAACAAGGTTGAGTATGTTAAAGGGTTTGGGAAGCTTGTCTCTCCGTCAGAGGTATCTGTGGATTTAGTTGATGGTGGTAGCACTATCGTCAAAGGGAAGAATATAATTGTCGCCACTGGCTCAGATGTGAAATCGCTCCCTGGAGTTACAATTGATGAGAAGAAGATTGTGTCATCTACTGGGGCTCTTGCACTTACAGAAATACCAAAGAAGCTGGTGGTCATTGGAGCTGGATACATAGGTCTAGAGATGGGTTCTGTCTGGAACAGGCTAGGGTCTGAAGTGACTGTGGTTGAATTTGCCCCTGATATTGTCCCATCAATGGATGGAGAGATAAGGAAGCAGTTTCAGCGTATGCTAGAGAAGCAAAAGTTTAAGTTCATGCTCAAGACAAAGGTAGTTGGGGTCGATACCTCTGGAAGTGGTGTCAAGTTAACTGTGGAGCCTGCAGCTGGTGGAGAGCAGACTGTCATTGAGGCTGATGTTGTCCTTGTATCTGCTGGCAGAGTCCCATACACTGCTGGTATTGGGTTGGACGCCATTGGTGTTGAGACAGACAAGGGCGGAAGGATCCTTGTCGACAATCGCTTTATGACAAATGTTAAGGGCGTATACGCGATTGGAGATGCGATACCTGGACCGATGCTTGCACACAAGGCCGAGGAGGATGGTGTTGCATGTGTTGAATTTATCGCGGGGAAGGAGGGCCATGTTGACTATGACACTGTACCTGGCGTGGTGTACACGCACCCAGAGGTGGCCTCCGTTGGCAAGACGGAGGAACAGGTCAAGGCATCTGGTGTAGCCTACCAGGTTGGGAAGTTCCCCCTGCTGGCAAACAGTCGGGCGAAGGCAATTGATGATGCCGAAGGGATGGTGAAGGTGATATCTGAGAAGGAAACTGACAGAATCCTCGGCGTACACATAATGTCCCCTGGCGCGGGCGAGATCATCCACGAGGCTGTGCTTGCACTTCAGTATGGAGCATCCAGCGAGGACATTGCCCGTACGTGCCACGCGCATCCGACAGTGAGTGAGGCCCTGAAGGAGGCGTGCATGAACACCTACGACAAGGCGATCCACATGTGA